The Paenibacillus sp. G2S3 region GAGGTTTTGGCTACATCCTTTAACCATAATTCTTTGTCGCCCAGCATAAATGGCTCATCACTAATGGAAGTCAGGGGATACTTTCCCTCCAGTTTCTGATATCCAGCGAACTCTTTAACGACTAATTGCATGGAATGTAGCTCGATCGGCAATGTGTCAAAGCGAATATCAAATGTGCTCCCACTTAGTGAGGTTTGATTACCACTACCCAAGATCTCTACAGGCGTTCCATCGACAATTAATTGTATCCCATGTAATCCAAGCTTCACTCGATCAAAATCATCGACATCCAGCTTCCCTTTTATTACAGTCATTGTTGGTGTAGCTGTGATCGATTTAAAGGTAATCGTACCTTTGTCGACTTTAACCTTTTTGTTGATCGATTGTTTAATCTGAGTTTGCATAGCCTCATTAGGGTTATAAGGGAACGTAACTGTTCCTTCGCTCATCTGACCATTCTCTTCTAGCTGCTGCCAAAAGTGTAATGTTAGTTTTTTTGAAAATGGATTTACGCTGTCAAACGACATCTGTCCTTTAATCTCCGTATGCTCTTCATTGATTAATGCTGTCCCACTTACTACATTAGAATCCGTTAAAAAACCGCTTATTTTAGAGGGTCTAAAAGCATCTGCAGACATATCCTCTAATCCATTTGGGTTAGTTAAGGTGTAATACATAATGAATTGATTGGCGTCCGCCATAAGTCCGTTAATGGTAAGTGTTGTTCCGTCTAGTAACGAAGTATTCTTGTTGATGCTTTGTCCCATACCTTTTTCATTTAGCTGTTGTAAAGTTGTGCCATTAAGCAATTCATCAAAGCCAAAAAGCTGTTTGCCATAATAAGCAAAAGCATTGTAGTTTTGTCCAGAGATCACTGTCACCAATAAAACAACCACCGCAACCTTCCATATCGGTGCTATTCTTTTCGTTCTTTTTGCGGGAGCCGAATTCAAAGCCTTTCTTAATCTCATTTCTAATTCTTCAGGTGCGGTAATGGACGCTATGCGTGTCTTCTCCTCAGCTAACCGTTGCTCGACGTTATTGTTCATCAACATCACCTCTGTACTGATTTTTTAGCGTTTGTAATCCATGGTAAATTCTTGATTTAACTGTTCCTATCGAAACCTTCGTAATGTCAGCTATCGTTTGATAATCGAGATCATGAAAATACTTTAATTGAATCGCTTCTCTCTGATGCTCATTTACTTGTAACAGCAAGGTCTCGATATCCATTTGTTGCTCACTTCTGCGAAAAGGATCACTACTACTCACTACTTGACCTATTTCCCTATCGTCAACTTTACTCCAATCCTCTAACAGCACCAGCTTGCCGCGCTTATGAAGTAGTTGTTTACAACCATTCACCAAAATCGTCTTACTCCAGCTATAAAAAGCTTCCTCTTTCTTTAGCTGACCGATCTTTTCATAAAGCGTGACGATCATTTCTTCCATGGCATCCATTGCATCATGCGCATTCCCCATATAGCTGAACGCTAGCCTATAATAAACGTCTTTTTCAGACATGATTAAGTGGAGCAATGCTTCTTTATTCCCCTTTTTGGCTTTTTTCACCCAACGAGCAACATCCATGCCTTCACCTCTCTCCCCTATAAGAGTTAGGAGTAACTTAAAAAGTTCATTTCCCATAAAAATAATTTTTTATATACTCTGTATGATTTCATTCACCTAAATGTAATATTAAGGAAAACAAGTCTCTTCTATACCCCAATCTAGTTGATTTTAAACACTTCAAGTAATAGAATGAACTAATCTAAAAGAAAAGGATGGGCATAAGAGATGCCGTTTAAAGAACCTCGTACCCTCAGTAAAAGATCCCTATTATTTTTCTCTCTCATTATGCTAGTAAAAAGTTATTTTGCTTGGTATTTTCTATTTGAAGATGGGCCTACATGGACCACATGGCTTAAAGAAATTCCTTTTATACTTCTAGTCTTTTGCTTGATTGAATGGTTCGCAACGAAACGAAAAATTGCCATCTACATGCTGGTCAATGTGTTGATTACTACACTATTTTTCTCACTCATTGTATATCATAATCATTTTGGCATCATTGCTACTTCGCAAGTATTAGATCAGGTCAAACAAGTAGGAGCCGTTAAGAAAAGTATTTTTTCGGTCCTTCGTCCGCAATATATGCTTATTTTCGTGGATATCATTGTCATTGGTTTGATCATGTTTAGAAAACAAAAGGCACTTAACTGGAAAAAAGCCATGTCGCGTAAAAGTAACCGGAAAGCGGTTGCGATCTTGTTCTGTATTTCCATCGTCATTTGCGCAATGAATATTTTTCCAAACCGAGCCAGTATGAACGAAACTGTAAAAGCCGAGCAAATGGGCATTCTCAATTATGAAGCTTACTCTCTGCTAGCCAATCAAGAGGAAGAACAAATTGATGTCTCTGAGATTACACAAGCAGCGATTAACAAGACCAAAGGAATTCAAGTAACCTCAAATCCTGTTCAATTTGGAGCGGCCAAAGGAAAGAACCTGATCATTCTTCAGATGGAGTCTTTCCAGAACTTCTTAATCAACCTTAAGATTGATGGAATAGAAATCACACCGAATATGAACAAGCTTGCGGCTAGCAGTTACTACTTTCCGCGTTTCTACCAGCAGGTTGGACAAGGAAATACTTCTGACGCCGAATTCATTGTAAATACTTCTTTCTATGTTCCACCTGATGGTCCAGCCACTCAAATGTATGCGCCTAAAGAACTTCCAAGCCTACCTAAGCTACTTCAAGCGCAAGGTTATGATACGGCAACATTCCATACGAATGAAGTCGACTTTTGGAACCGTGGCGAGCTTTATACTGCCTTAGGATTTAATCGATATTACGATAAGGAATATTATGGTGAAGAGGACACGGTATTTTACGGAGCTTCTGATGAAGTATTGTATGAGAAAACAGCTGCAGAGCTAGCAAGGATGGATCAGAAGGATCAGCCTTTCTACTCCCACGTAATTTCGATGTCAGCGCATAATCCATTCTCGATCCCTGAGGATAAATACAAAATGAACCTTCCAGAACGATTTGAAGGAACGTTAGTCGGAGATTATATTCGTGCTCAGAATTATGCTGACTACGCACTTGGACTTTTTATTGATGAGCTCAAACAAAATGGGGTATGGGATAACAGCCTG contains the following coding sequences:
- a CDS encoding DUF4179 domain-containing protein, whose protein sequence is MNNNVEQRLAEEKTRIASITAPEELEMRLRKALNSAPAKRTKRIAPIWKVAVVVLLVTVISGQNYNAFAYYGKQLFGFDELLNGTTLQQLNEKGMGQSINKNTSLLDGTTLTINGLMADANQFIMYYTLTNPNGLEDMSADAFRPSKISGFLTDSNVVSGTALINEEHTEIKGQMSFDSVNPFSKKLTLHFWQQLEENGQMSEGTVTFPYNPNEAMQTQIKQSINKKVKVDKGTITFKSITATPTMTVIKGKLDVDDFDRVKLGLHGIQLIVDGTPVEILGSGNQTSLSGSTFDIRFDTLPIELHSMQLVVKEFAGYQKLEGKYPLTSISDEPFMLGDKELWLKDVAKTSQGIEITIATDDDVMLDGVFIETNNESTSLKTTINQKETKQVDGKLMKERTLLFDTQTEPESLLIEGMHYLKAYNKVIEIPVK
- a CDS encoding sigma-70 family RNA polymerase sigma factor — protein: MDVARWVKKAKKGNKEALLHLIMSEKDVYYRLAFSYMGNAHDAMDAMEEMIVTLYEKIGQLKKEEAFYSWSKTILVNGCKQLLHKRGKLVLLEDWSKVDDREIGQVVSSSDPFRRSEQQMDIETLLLQVNEHQREAIQLKYFHDLDYQTIADITKVSIGTVKSRIYHGLQTLKNQYRGDVDEQ
- a CDS encoding LTA synthase family protein, with the protein product MLVKSYFAWYFLFEDGPTWTTWLKEIPFILLVFCLIEWFATKRKIAIYMLVNVLITTLFFSLIVYHNHFGIIATSQVLDQVKQVGAVKKSIFSVLRPQYMLIFVDIIVIGLIMFRKQKALNWKKAMSRKSNRKAVAILFCISIVICAMNIFPNRASMNETVKAEQMGILNYEAYSLLANQEEEQIDVSEITQAAINKTKGIQVTSNPVQFGAAKGKNLIILQMESFQNFLINLKIDGIEITPNMNKLAASSYYFPRFYQQVGQGNTSDAEFIVNTSFYVPPDGPATQMYAPKELPSLPKLLQAQGYDTATFHTNEVDFWNRGELYTALGFNRYYDKEYYGEEDTVFYGASDEVLYEKTAAELARMDQKDQPFYSHVISMSAHNPFSIPEDKYKMNLPERFEGTLVGDYIRAQNYADYALGLFIDELKQNGVWDNSLIALYGDHRGLPIFSLKEDDHVLLQEILGHEYTERELINIPLILSATGITTPSVKEQLGGQVDILPTVSNLLGVSLADHIHFGQDLLNQSTYNLLPQRYYLPTGSFVNNEELFLSGSGFEDGQHYTLSGDGNHTQQTTEDEFDRALELLHLSDSYVTQLPDRVIEEK